The following coding sequences lie in one Pseudomonas syringae CC1557 genomic window:
- the acnA gene encoding aconitate hydratase AcnA, whose protein sequence is MPSLDSLKSLKTLEIDNKTYHYFSLPDAARSLGNLDKLPMSLKVLLENLLRWEDNKTVTGNDLKAIADWLTERRSDREIQYRPARVLMQDFTGVPAVVDLAAMRAAVAKAGGDPQRINPLSPVDLVIDHSVMVDTFGNSGAFEQNVDIEMQRNGERYAFLRWGQSAFDNFSVVPPGTGICHQVNLEYLGRTVWTKEEDGRTYAFPDTLVGTDSHTTMINGLGVLGWGVGGIEAEAAMLGQPVSMLIPEVIGFRLTGKLKEGITATDLVLTVTQMLRKKGVVGKFVEFYGDGLADLPLADRATIANMAPEYGATCGFFPVDDVTLDYLRLSGRPAETVKLVEAYCKAQGLWRLPGQEPVFTDSLELDMSTVEASLAGPKRPQDRVALPQVAQAFNDFLGLQVKPAKGEEGRLESEGGGGVAVGNDAQVSGESHYEYNGQTYQLKDGAVVIAAITSCTNTSNPSVMMAAGLVAKKAVEKGLQRKPWVKSSLAPGSKVVTDYYAAAGLTQYLDALGFNLVGYGCTTCIGNSGPLLEPIEKAIQQSDLTVASVLSGNRNFEGRVHPLVKTNWLASPPLVVAYALAGSVRIDISSEPLGEGSDGKPVYLRDIWPSQKEIADAVASVNTGMFHKEYAEVFAGDEQWQAIEVPQAATYVWQDDSTYIQHPPFFDGIDGPLPVIQDVEDARILALLGDSVTTDHISPAGNIKADSPAGRYLQEKGVKSQDFNSYGSRRGNHEVMMRGTFANIRIRNEMLGGEEGGNTLHVPSGEKLAIYDAAMRYQAEGTPLVIVAGLEYGTGSSRDWAAKGTNLLGVKAVIAESFERIHRSNLVGMGVLPLQFKNGQTRKTLGLTGKETLKITGLTHADIQPGMSLTLHIEREDGSKETVDVLCRIDTLNEVEYFKSGGILHYVLRQLIAS, encoded by the coding sequence ATGCCCTCCCTCGATAGCCTGAAGAGCCTGAAAACGCTCGAAATCGATAACAAGACCTACCACTATTTCAGCCTGCCCGATGCTGCCCGCTCCCTCGGCAACCTCGACAAGCTGCCCATGTCGCTCAAGGTGTTGCTGGAAAACCTGCTGCGCTGGGAAGACAACAAAACCGTCACCGGCAACGACCTCAAGGCCATCGCTGACTGGTTGACCGAGCGCCGTTCGGATCGAGAGATCCAGTACCGCCCTGCACGGGTCCTCATGCAGGATTTCACCGGAGTGCCTGCGGTGGTCGATCTGGCCGCCATGCGCGCCGCCGTGGCCAAGGCTGGCGGCGACCCGCAGCGCATCAATCCGCTGTCGCCGGTGGACCTGGTCATCGACCACTCGGTCATGGTCGACACGTTCGGCAACTCTGGGGCGTTCGAACAGAACGTTGATATCGAGATGCAGCGCAACGGTGAGCGCTACGCGTTCCTGCGCTGGGGCCAGAGCGCCTTCGATAACTTCAGCGTGGTGCCGCCCGGCACGGGTATTTGCCATCAGGTGAATCTGGAGTATCTGGGCCGCACCGTCTGGACCAAAGAAGAAGACGGTCGCACCTATGCGTTCCCCGACACACTGGTCGGCACCGACTCGCACACCACCATGATAAACGGCCTCGGCGTACTGGGCTGGGGCGTGGGCGGGATCGAAGCCGAGGCGGCGATGCTCGGCCAGCCGGTATCGATGCTGATCCCGGAAGTCATCGGTTTCAGGCTGACCGGCAAACTGAAAGAAGGCATTACCGCTACCGATCTGGTGCTGACCGTGACCCAGATGCTGCGCAAGAAAGGCGTGGTCGGCAAGTTCGTCGAGTTCTATGGTGACGGGCTGGCCGATCTGCCGCTGGCCGACCGTGCAACCATCGCCAACATGGCACCGGAATATGGCGCGACTTGCGGCTTCTTCCCGGTCGATGACGTGACGCTGGACTACCTTCGCCTGTCCGGCCGCCCCGCGGAAACCGTGAAACTGGTTGAAGCCTATTGCAAGGCACAAGGCCTGTGGCGTCTGCCCGGCCAGGAGCCAGTGTTCACCGACAGCCTGGAACTGGACATGAGCACCGTAGAGGCCAGCCTCGCCGGTCCGAAGCGCCCGCAGGACCGTGTGGCGTTGCCGCAGGTTGCCCAGGCGTTCAACGACTTCCTCGGCTTGCAGGTCAAGCCTGCCAAAGGCGAAGAAGGCCGCCTGGAAAGCGAAGGTGGCGGTGGCGTTGCAGTGGGCAACGATGCGCAGGTCAGCGGCGAAAGCCACTATGAGTACAACGGGCAGACCTACCAACTGAAAGATGGCGCAGTAGTGATCGCGGCCATCACTTCCTGCACCAACACGTCCAACCCCAGCGTGATGATGGCAGCCGGGCTGGTGGCCAAAAAAGCCGTCGAAAAAGGCCTGCAACGCAAGCCGTGGGTGAAGAGTTCGCTGGCGCCCGGTTCCAAGGTCGTGACCGATTACTACGCGGCAGCCGGCCTGACCCAATACCTCGACGCGCTGGGCTTCAACCTGGTGGGTTATGGCTGCACTACTTGCATCGGTAACTCCGGCCCGCTGCTGGAGCCGATCGAAAAAGCCATTCAGCAGTCCGACCTGACCGTCGCGTCGGTGCTGTCGGGCAACCGCAACTTCGAGGGCCGGGTTCATCCGCTGGTCAAGACCAACTGGCTGGCCTCGCCTCCGCTGGTGGTTGCCTACGCCCTGGCAGGCTCAGTGCGCATCGACATCAGCAGTGAACCGCTGGGCGAAGGCTCGGACGGCAAACCTGTTTATCTGCGCGACATCTGGCCCAGCCAGAAGGAGATCGCCGACGCGGTCGCCAGCGTCAACACCGGTATGTTTCACAAGGAATACGCCGAGGTGTTTGCCGGTGACGAGCAGTGGCAGGCCATCGAGGTGCCGCAGGCTGCCACCTATGTCTGGCAGGACGACTCGACGTACATTCAGCACCCGCCGTTCTTCGACGGTATCGACGGCCCGTTGCCCGTGATTCAGGACGTGGAAGACGCGCGCATCCTTGCCCTGCTGGGGGACTCGGTCACCACCGACCACATCTCCCCTGCTGGCAATATCAAGGCTGACAGCCCGGCCGGGCGTTATCTGCAAGAGAAAGGCGTCAAGTCCCAGGATTTCAACTCCTACGGCTCACGTCGCGGCAACCATGAAGTGATGATGCGTGGCACTTTTGCCAACATTCGTATCCGCAACGAAATGCTCGGTGGCGAAGAAGGTGGCAATACCTTGCACGTACCCTCAGGCGAGAAGTTGGCGATCTACGACGCCGCGATGCGCTATCAGGCCGAAGGCACACCGCTGGTGATTGTCGCGGGTCTGGAGTACGGTACCGGTTCCAGCCGCGATTGGGCGGCCAAAGGCACCAACCTGCTGGGCGTCAAAGCGGTCATCGCCGAAAGCTTTGAGCGCATTCATCGCTCCAATCTGGTGGGCATGGGCGTTCTGCCCTTGCAGTTCAAGAACGGACAGACTCGCAAGACTCTGGGCCTGACTGGTAAGGAAACCCTGAAGATCACCGGGCTGACCCATGCAGATATACAGCCAGGCATGAGCCTGACCCTGCATATCGAGCGCGAGGACGGCAGCAAGGAAACCGTCGACGTGTTGTGCCGTATCGATACGCTCAACGAGGTGGAGTACTTCAAGTCTGGTGGCATTCTGCATTATGTGTTGCGACAACTGATCGCTTCCTGA
- the rlmM gene encoding 23S rRNA (cytidine(2498)-2'-O)-methyltransferase RlmM — MNTLFMHCRPGFEGEVCSEIAEHAARLEVAGYAKARPNTACAEFICTEADGAERLMSGQRFDQLIFPRQWARGLFLDLPETDRISVILAQLSTFPTCGSLWLEVVDTNDGKELSNFCKKFEAPLRKALSQAGKLVDDPRKPRLLLTFKSGREVFLGLADADNSAMWPMGIPRLKFPREAPSRSTLKLEEAWHHFIPRDQWDERLSGDMTGVDLGAAPGGWTYQLVRRGMLVTAIDNGPMAESLMDTGLVQHLMADGFTYKPRQPVDWMVCDIVEKPARNAALLETWLGEGLCREAVVNLKLPMKQRYAEVRRLLDRIEEGFQARGVRVSIGCKQLYHDREEVTCHLRRLDVAKAAKK; from the coding sequence ATGAATACACTGTTTATGCATTGCCGGCCCGGTTTTGAAGGCGAGGTCTGTTCGGAAATCGCCGAGCATGCCGCACGTCTGGAGGTTGCCGGTTATGCCAAGGCGCGACCCAATACCGCCTGCGCCGAATTTATCTGCACCGAAGCGGATGGCGCCGAACGGTTGATGAGCGGCCAGCGCTTCGACCAGTTGATCTTCCCTCGGCAGTGGGCGCGAGGCCTGTTTCTCGACCTGCCGGAGACTGACCGCATCAGCGTGATCCTCGCTCAGCTGTCAACGTTTCCTACGTGCGGCAGCCTGTGGCTGGAGGTGGTGGACACCAACGATGGCAAGGAGCTGTCGAATTTCTGCAAGAAGTTCGAAGCGCCGTTGCGCAAGGCCTTGAGCCAGGCTGGCAAGCTGGTCGATGATCCGCGCAAACCACGTTTGCTGTTGACCTTCAAGAGCGGTCGCGAGGTGTTTCTTGGACTGGCTGACGCCGACAATTCGGCAATGTGGCCGATGGGCATCCCGCGTTTGAAGTTCCCCCGCGAGGCGCCGAGCCGCTCCACCCTGAAACTTGAAGAGGCGTGGCACCATTTCATCCCTAGAGATCAGTGGGATGAGCGTCTTTCCGGTGACATGACCGGCGTCGACCTCGGCGCTGCGCCCGGTGGCTGGACCTATCAACTGGTACGCCGCGGCATGCTGGTGACGGCCATCGACAACGGACCGATGGCGGAAAGCCTTATGGATACCGGGCTGGTGCAGCATCTGATGGCCGACGGCTTCACCTACAAGCCTCGCCAGCCGGTGGACTGGATGGTCTGCGACATCGTCGAAAAGCCGGCGCGCAATGCGGCGCTGCTGGAAACCTGGCTGGGCGAAGGCTTGTGCCGCGAAGCGGTGGTCAACCTCAAACTGCCGATGAAACAGCGCTACGCAGAAGTCCGTCGCTTGCTCGACCGCATCGAAGAAGGCTTTCAGGCACGCGGTGTGCGGGTGTCGATCGGCTGCAAGCAGCTCTACCACGACCGCGAAGAAGTCACCTGCCACTTGCGCCGCCTGGACGTGGCCAAAGCCGCGAAAAAGTGA
- the tusA gene encoding sulfurtransferase TusA, producing the protein MSESVEHLTVDAVLDATGLNCPEPVMMLHQKVRDLPAGGLLKVIATDPSTRRDIPKFCIFLGHELVEERAEAETFLYWIRKKAD; encoded by the coding sequence ATGTCTGAATCCGTTGAACACCTCACCGTTGACGCCGTTCTGGATGCCACCGGGCTGAACTGCCCGGAACCGGTGATGATGCTGCACCAGAAGGTTCGCGACCTGCCTGCGGGCGGTTTGCTCAAGGTCATCGCGACCGATCCGTCCACGCGTCGTGACATTCCCAAGTTCTGTATATTCCTCGGCCATGAGCTGGTCGAAGAGCGTGCAGAGGCAGAAACGTTTCTGTACTGGATTCGCAAGAAAGCCGACTGA